From the Salvelinus fontinalis isolate EN_2023a chromosome 35, ASM2944872v1, whole genome shotgun sequence genome, one window contains:
- the LOC129834794 gene encoding selenoprotein S-like: MDDDVTIEDEGGPEIQKTTLGNQDLSFLHQTVGPLVAEYGWYLLFMCVGVYLVVQHLSKRRASQGQSSSASGAVQDPNAVVRRQEALEASRRRMQEELDAKAALFRLKQQQLEEEKRQQKIEMYDSMKEGRSYRGKAKTAQNTEEASTSTTVLKPKTDKKPLRSSGFNPLSGEGGGSCVWRPGRRGPSAGGG; the protein is encoded by the exons ATGGATGACGATGTTACCATTGAGGACGAAGGTGGACCAGAAATACAGAAGACAACCCTTGGAAACCAGGATTTAAGTTTCCTGCACCAAACTG TCGGACCATTGGTGGCAGAATATGGATGGTATCTGTTGTTCATGTGTGTGGGGGTCTACCTGGTGGTCCAGCACCTGAgcaagaggagagccagccagggacAGAGCAGCTCGGCTTCTGGAGCAGTGCAAG ATCCCAATGCAGTGGTGAGGAGACAAGAGGCACTGGAGGCGTCCAGGAGAAGAATGCAGGAGGAGCTGGATGCCAAGGCGGCCCTCTTCAGGCTGAAACAACAACAG ctggaggaggagaagagacaacAGAAAATTGAGATGTATGACAGCATGAAAGAGGGGAGGAGTTACAGAGGAAAAGCAAAGACAGCCCAG AACACTGAAGAGGCCAGCACATCGACTACAGTGTTGAAACCAAAGACTGACAAGAAGCCCCTACGGAGCAGTG GCTTTAATCCCCTGAGCGGAGAGGGAGGTGGATCCTGTGTGTGGAGACCAGGAAGGAGAGGGCCGTCAGCTGGCGGCGGATGA